One genomic segment of Paenibacillus durus includes these proteins:
- a CDS encoding helix-turn-helix transcriptional regulator: MQEKGAGFAVVTQDKHLELGLFLRKKRASLTPEEVGLPPGSRRRVEGLRREEVAELAGLSSDWYVRLEQGRPVRPSAEVLLALSNALQLNRKEREYLYTLGAQRLPDETPDSFKVSPGMQQFLDLQNPYPAYISDHEWNIMAWNRAARSVFGDYSAMSKLQRNSIWRAFMDPYMQMLLDNWEGHSKLRVSQLRMAHSQLPENPERTELIHQLRTHSEKFANWWNEQTIAGTPEGKKLIHHPLAGDIRLNYLSFQSEELPNATITIHLASDTESKQRLERLQEQSKS, encoded by the coding sequence ATGCAAGAGAAAGGGGCTGGCTTTGCCGTCGTGACTCAAGACAAGCATCTGGAACTGGGACTTTTTTTAAGAAAAAAACGCGCTTCGCTTACACCGGAGGAGGTTGGTCTGCCCCCTGGAAGCAGGCGGCGGGTAGAGGGACTACGCCGGGAGGAAGTTGCGGAATTGGCCGGTTTAAGCAGCGATTGGTATGTTCGTTTGGAGCAGGGCAGGCCTGTGCGCCCTTCAGCCGAGGTATTGCTTGCATTAAGCAATGCGCTTCAGCTCAATCGAAAGGAACGGGAATATTTGTATACACTGGGGGCGCAGCGGCTGCCTGATGAAACGCCAGATTCATTTAAGGTCAGTCCCGGGATGCAGCAGTTTCTGGATTTGCAGAACCCTTATCCCGCTTATATTTCCGACCACGAATGGAATATTATGGCCTGGAATCGGGCTGCCCGGTCGGTATTCGGAGATTACTCCGCAATGTCCAAGCTGCAGCGCAATTCAATCTGGCGCGCGTTCATGGACCCGTATATGCAAATGCTGCTGGACAACTGGGAAGGACATTCCAAACTGCGCGTGAGTCAATTGAGGATGGCTCATAGCCAGCTGCCTGAGAATCCGGAACGGACGGAATTAATTCATCAACTGCGCACGCACAGCGAAAAATTTGCAAATTGGTGGAATGAACAGACGATTGCGGGAACGCCGGAGGGCAAAAAACTGATCCACCATCCCCTCGCCGGCGATATTCGCCTAAATTATCTTTCTTTTCAATCCGAGGAACTGCCGAATGCGACGATTACCATTCATCTGGCAAGCGATACGGAATCGAAACAGCGGCTGGAGCGGCTGCAGGAACAAAGCAAATCATGA